One Exiguobacterium sp. BMC-KP genomic window, AAAGGTACGATCGTAAACTGAATCAGGACGGGAGTTTGTGTGACGAACTCCCGTCTTTTTTTGGCGTTCTCTATGTTTTTTAAAAGAGGAATGTGCTAAACTAACTGATTGAGAACGACAAAAAAAGGAGCACGCAAAATCATGATGAAACGACACATGGCACGCGAACTCGCAGTCCAATCTTTGTTCCAAATGGAACTCTCGGATCTAACTGCACAAGAGGCCATTGAATTCGCGGTAGAAGGTAAGGAATACGACACATTCGTCGAGCAATTGGTGAACGGCGTCGAAACAAACAAAGCAACGATTGATCAACACATTCGCGAAGCACTCGTGAATTGGTCGTTCGAACGACTCGGAAACATCGAGCGGACGATTCTTCGTTTAGCCGTTTACGAATTATTGTTTGAAACGAACATTCCTGTTCGAGTGACGATTAACGAAGCTATCGAATTGACGAAAGCGTTCGCAGACGAAGAAGCAACGAAAATTGTCAACGGTGTTCTCGGTAAAGTTGCACAAGGCGTCGTCAAAGAAAACTCATAAACCGATGTAAAACCGAATAGAGACAAACAGACAGAAGAGTGAATCGAACTTTTTGGGGGAGTGGACAAATCATGGCAGTAGTAATCGATGGAAAACAGGTAGCCCATTCATATCGTATGAAGCTGAAAGAAGAAGTCGCA contains:
- the nusB gene encoding transcription antitermination factor NusB is translated as MMKRHMARELAVQSLFQMELSDLTAQEAIEFAVEGKEYDTFVEQLVNGVETNKATIDQHIREALVNWSFERLGNIERTILRLAVYELLFETNIPVRVTINEAIELTKAFADEEATKIVNGVLGKVAQGVVKENS